In the genome of Mucisphaera calidilacus, one region contains:
- the argF gene encoding ornithine carbamoyltransferase, whose amino-acid sequence MKHFLTIAQTPADTVKAMLSRARALRGQRGQATGTPLNGLTMALLFQKPSLRTRVSFEQAVLDLGGHPMVLGQHEVGLGKREPVQDVARVLGGMVDIIGARVFAHADLEAMAEFSGRPVVNMLSERAHPAQALADALTLSDEFGEDLTGRNIAYVGDGNNVARSFAAACAKLGMGFRLASPEGYGFDPAFVDELAQLGLKPTLTTDPAEAVAGADAVYTDTFTSMGQEDEKEARKKAFAGYRVDDDMLAAANDHAIVLHCMPAYRGEEITAEVFDGPRSRVIPQAHNRLHAQKGLLAELLA is encoded by the coding sequence ATGAAACACTTCCTCACCATCGCTCAGACACCCGCCGATACCGTCAAGGCCATGCTCAGCCGGGCACGCGCCCTCCGCGGTCAACGCGGCCAGGCCACCGGCACCCCCCTCAACGGCCTCACCATGGCCCTGCTCTTCCAGAAGCCCAGCCTACGCACACGCGTCAGCTTCGAGCAGGCCGTCCTCGACCTCGGCGGACACCCCATGGTCCTCGGTCAGCACGAAGTCGGTCTCGGCAAACGCGAGCCCGTCCAGGACGTCGCACGCGTCCTCGGCGGCATGGTCGACATCATCGGCGCACGTGTCTTCGCACACGCCGACCTCGAGGCCATGGCCGAGTTCAGCGGCAGACCCGTCGTCAACATGCTCAGCGAACGCGCCCACCCCGCACAGGCACTCGCCGACGCCCTCACCCTCTCCGACGAGTTCGGCGAAGACCTCACCGGCCGCAACATCGCCTACGTCGGCGACGGCAACAACGTCGCACGCAGCTTCGCCGCCGCCTGCGCCAAGCTGGGCATGGGCTTCCGACTCGCCAGCCCCGAGGGCTACGGCTTCGACCCCGCCTTCGTCGACGAACTGGCCCAACTCGGCCTCAAACCCACCCTCACCACCGACCCCGCCGAAGCCGTCGCCGGCGCCGACGCCGTCTACACCGACACCTTCACCTCTATGGGGCAGGAAGACGAGAAAGAAGCCCGCAAGAAGGCCTTCGCCGGCTACCGCGTCGACGACGACATGCTCGCCGCCGCGAACGACCACGCCATCGTCCTCCACTGCATGCCCGCCTACCGTGGCGAAGAGATCACCGCCGAGGTCTTCGACGGCCCACGCAGCCGCGTCATCCCCCAGGCCCACAACCGACTCCACGCCCAGAAGGGCCTCCTCGCCGAACTCCTCGCCTGA